The proteins below come from a single Natrinema sp. SYSU A 869 genomic window:
- a CDS encoding DUF5779 family protein: protein MSDFDLDLRAVEEHIDDELDLEGSLVLGVLDGETSADEWLEAISKGNVLILSVEGNVNELAAGFARDVKESGGELVHFRGFLLVLPPGVDVNTERL from the coding sequence ATGAGCGATTTCGACCTCGACCTTCGGGCCGTCGAGGAGCATATCGACGACGAACTCGATCTCGAGGGCAGTCTCGTCCTCGGCGTCCTCGACGGAGAGACATCGGCCGACGAGTGGCTCGAGGCGATCTCGAAAGGGAACGTCCTCATCCTGAGCGTCGAGGGTAACGTCAACGAACTGGCTGCCGGATTCGCACGGGACGTCAAGGAATCGGGCGGCGAACTCGTCCACTTTCGGGGCTTTCTGCTCGTGCTGCCGCCGGGCGTCGACGTGAATACGGAGCGACTGTAG
- the aglM gene encoding UDP-glucose 6-dehydrogenase AglM encodes MNVSIIGSGYVGTTVAACLADLGHDVVNVEIDEEIVETINAGEAPIHESGLAERIADHAGTRLRATTEYDAVRETDVTFLCLPTPQTDDGGLDLAIMEAGSESLGRALAEKDGDHLVVVKSTVLPGTTEDVVGPILEAESGTEIGDGLELAMNPEFLRMGTAVQDFLEPDKVVFGTASDGAATTLRELYAPILDREAQRASNNTSGGEPRAREETDLVETDIREAELIKYANNAFLASKVSLVNELGNIAREYDADAYEVLEAVGLDDRISERFMRSGLGWGGSCFPKDVNALRAGAREQGYDPDLLDAVVAVNDEQPRRLVDLLADHVSLDGARIAVLGLSFKPGTDDIRKSRALDVIEYLTERGADVVAYDPVAIENVRPDYPDIEYADSVESALAGADGAVVATDWPEFDDVSFEDMTCSVVVDGRRIDVDKDALHVYEGLTW; translated from the coding sequence ATGAACGTTTCCATCATCGGAAGCGGCTACGTCGGCACCACCGTCGCCGCCTGCCTCGCAGACCTCGGTCACGACGTCGTCAACGTCGAGATCGACGAGGAGATCGTCGAGACGATAAACGCCGGCGAAGCCCCGATCCACGAGTCGGGACTCGCAGAACGGATCGCCGACCACGCGGGGACTAGACTCCGTGCGACGACCGAGTACGACGCGGTCCGCGAGACGGACGTCACGTTCCTCTGTCTGCCCACGCCGCAGACGGACGACGGCGGTCTGGATCTCGCGATCATGGAGGCCGGCTCGGAGTCGCTTGGTCGCGCCCTCGCAGAGAAAGACGGCGATCACCTCGTCGTCGTCAAGAGCACGGTCCTCCCCGGCACGACCGAAGACGTCGTCGGTCCGATTCTCGAGGCGGAGTCCGGAACCGAGATCGGCGACGGGCTCGAGCTCGCGATGAATCCGGAGTTCCTCCGGATGGGAACCGCGGTTCAGGACTTCCTCGAGCCGGACAAGGTCGTCTTCGGCACAGCCAGCGACGGAGCCGCCACGACGTTGCGCGAGCTCTATGCGCCGATCCTCGATCGCGAGGCGCAACGGGCCTCGAATAACACGAGCGGTGGCGAACCGCGAGCGCGCGAGGAGACGGACCTTGTTGAGACCGATATTCGCGAGGCCGAGCTCATCAAGTACGCGAACAATGCCTTCCTCGCGTCGAAGGTCTCGCTGGTTAACGAACTGGGCAACATTGCCAGGGAGTACGACGCGGACGCCTACGAGGTGCTCGAGGCGGTCGGGCTCGACGATCGGATCTCGGAGCGGTTCATGCGGTCGGGGCTGGGCTGGGGCGGCTCCTGTTTCCCCAAGGACGTCAACGCTCTGCGGGCCGGCGCTCGCGAGCAGGGGTACGACCCTGACCTCCTCGATGCAGTGGTCGCAGTCAACGACGAGCAACCGCGGCGGCTCGTTGACCTGCTCGCTGACCACGTCTCCCTCGATGGGGCCCGAATCGCGGTACTGGGCCTGTCGTTCAAGCCCGGAACCGACGACATCCGTAAGTCGCGCGCGCTCGACGTGATCGAGTACCTGACGGAGCGCGGTGCAGACGTCGTCGCCTACGATCCGGTCGCGATCGAGAACGTCCGACCCGACTATCCCGATATCGAGTACGCCGACTCGGTCGAGAGCGCGCTCGCTGGCGCGGATGGTGCCGTCGTCGCGACCGACTGGCCGGAGTTCGACGACGTTTCGTTCGAGGATATGACCTGCTCGGTCGTAGTCGACGGGCGGCGAATCGACGTCGACAAGGACGCCCTCCACGTTTACGAGGGATTGACCTGGTAG
- the aglJ gene encoding S-layer glycoprotein N-glycosyltransferase AglJ yields MEDDAVHTGSSVLSDGGETVTATEEATEISPDEVCILIPTLNEAATIADVIEGFYEQGYTNVVVVDGDSTDDTREIAREHGAEVLVQSGDGKGQAVREAIEYITVPYVLMLDGDGTYDPADADKMVDPLSRGYEHVIGNRFADMDDDAMRALNGFGNQMINRAFGFVHGANYEDILSGYRAFTVDSFRRLSLDSDGFTIETELAVECVKHGVETTVVPISYSARPDESETNLHPVKDGGTIMLALYSLAKTNNPLFYFGSLGISGILSGAIIATYVLWEWVQYHQSHEVMALVSAAAILLGVQLLMFGVLSDMLVTLHREQRRRLERIARDERDE; encoded by the coding sequence ATGGAAGACGATGCGGTCCACACGGGCTCGAGCGTCCTCTCGGATGGCGGTGAGACGGTCACCGCTACGGAGGAGGCAACCGAGATTTCACCCGACGAGGTTTGCATTCTCATTCCGACACTCAATGAGGCTGCCACGATCGCGGACGTGATCGAGGGCTTCTACGAGCAGGGGTACACGAACGTCGTCGTCGTCGACGGCGACTCAACCGACGATACCCGTGAGATCGCTCGCGAGCACGGCGCGGAGGTGCTGGTTCAGTCCGGCGACGGAAAGGGCCAGGCCGTCCGCGAGGCCATCGAATACATCACGGTGCCGTACGTGTTGATGCTCGATGGCGACGGAACGTACGATCCGGCCGACGCCGACAAGATGGTCGATCCGCTCTCTCGAGGGTACGAGCACGTTATCGGGAACCGGTTCGCCGATATGGACGACGACGCGATGCGTGCGTTGAACGGCTTCGGGAATCAGATGATAAATCGCGCGTTCGGGTTCGTCCACGGAGCCAATTACGAGGACATCCTCTCGGGCTATCGAGCGTTTACTGTCGACTCGTTCAGACGGCTCTCGCTCGATTCGGATGGGTTCACGATCGAAACCGAACTCGCCGTCGAGTGTGTCAAACACGGCGTCGAGACGACGGTCGTGCCGATCAGTTACAGCGCCCGGCCCGACGAGTCCGAGACCAACCTGCACCCGGTCAAAGACGGCGGGACGATCATGCTGGCGCTGTACTCGCTCGCTAAGACCAACAATCCCCTGTTCTACTTCGGGAGTCTCGGAATCAGTGGCATTCTCTCCGGCGCGATCATCGCGACCTACGTCCTCTGGGAGTGGGTTCAGTACCACCAGAGCCACGAAGTCATGGCGCTCGTCTCGGCCGCCGCCATCCTGCTCGGCGTCCAACTGCTCATGTTCGGCGTCCTCTCGGACATGCTCGTGACCTTACACCGCGAACAGCGCCGGCGGCTCGAGCGAATCGCTCGAGACGAGCGCGACGAGTAA
- a CDS encoding 2-isopropylmalate synthase → MTTVRGVEFFQGTLDSTDEIESARVFDTTLRDGEQSPGTSFSYDDKRQIASILDEMGTHVIEAGFPVNSDAEFEAVRDIASATSSTTCGLARVVDGDIEAALDSGVEMVHTFVSTSDVQIEDSMHATREEVVQRAVESVERITEAGATCMFSPMDATRTDEEFLIEVIEAVTEAGTDWINIPDTCGVATPTRFRAMIEKVCAHTDAQVDVHAHDDFGLATANALAGIEAGAAQAQVSVNSIGERAGNAAYEEYVMAIESLYQCDTGIDTTRITELSEIVEEKSGMDTPGNKPIVGDNAFSHESGIHAAGVIENSDTFEPGVMTPEMVGAERRLVMGKHTGTHSVRERLVECGFEPTDDQVRAVTRRVKDYGAEKRRVTVDDLERFAEEAGIERQSEEEVRV, encoded by the coding sequence CTGACAACAGTCAGGGGGGTCGAGTTCTTCCAGGGCACGTTAGATTCCACTGACGAAATAGAGTCAGCACGTGTCTTCGATACGACCCTCCGGGACGGCGAACAGTCGCCCGGCACTTCGTTCTCCTACGACGACAAACGGCAGATCGCGTCCATCCTGGACGAGATGGGAACCCACGTCATCGAGGCCGGGTTCCCCGTCAACTCCGACGCGGAGTTCGAAGCCGTTCGTGATATCGCTTCGGCAACCAGTTCGACGACCTGCGGCTTAGCCCGCGTCGTCGACGGTGACATCGAAGCGGCACTCGATTCTGGCGTCGAGATGGTGCACACGTTCGTCAGCACCAGCGATGTCCAGATCGAGGATTCGATGCACGCCACCCGGGAGGAAGTCGTACAGCGCGCAGTCGAGTCGGTCGAACGCATCACCGAGGCGGGCGCGACCTGCATGTTCTCGCCGATGGATGCAACTCGGACTGACGAGGAGTTCCTGATCGAGGTGATCGAAGCGGTCACTGAGGCGGGAACCGACTGGATCAACATTCCCGACACCTGCGGCGTCGCCACGCCGACCCGATTCCGGGCCATGATCGAGAAGGTCTGTGCCCACACCGACGCACAGGTCGATGTTCACGCCCACGACGACTTCGGGCTGGCCACTGCGAACGCCTTGGCCGGCATCGAAGCGGGCGCGGCACAGGCGCAGGTGTCAGTCAACTCGATCGGCGAGCGGGCCGGCAACGCCGCCTACGAGGAGTACGTGATGGCCATCGAGTCGCTCTACCAGTGCGATACCGGGATCGACACGACGCGCATCACCGAACTCTCGGAGATCGTCGAGGAGAAAAGTGGCATGGACACGCCCGGCAACAAGCCGATCGTCGGCGACAACGCCTTCTCTCACGAGAGCGGCATCCACGCCGCCGGCGTCATCGAGAACTCCGACACCTTCGAACCCGGCGTCATGACCCCTGAGATGGTCGGTGCCGAACGTCGACTGGTCATGGGGAAACACACCGGGACTCACTCGGTCCGCGAGCGGCTCGTCGAGTGTGGCTTCGAGCCCACCGATGATCAGGTCCGCGCGGTCACCCGCCGTGTCAAGGACTACGGGGCCGAGAAGCGCCGGGTCACGGTCGACGACCTCGAGCGCTTCGCCGAAGAGGCTGGCATCGAGCGCCAGTCCGAGGAGGAGGTGCGCGTCTGA
- a CDS encoding ribbon-helix-helix domain-containing protein, whose protein sequence is MTEYTTVSIPKDLADRVEETIEGTSFQSTSDLVRFLLRSIVIQHQKEGELTEAEFEEITEQLRGLGYLE, encoded by the coding sequence ATGACCGAGTACACCACGGTATCGATCCCAAAGGATCTCGCGGACCGAGTTGAGGAGACTATCGAGGGGACGAGCTTCCAGAGCACGAGCGATCTCGTCCGGTTCCTGCTCCGCAGTATCGTCATCCAACACCAGAAGGAAGGCGAACTCACCGAAGCGGAGTTCGAAGAGATCACCGAACAGCTCCGCGGGCTGGGCTATCTCGAGTAG
- a CDS encoding VOC family protein codes for MLTGLAWLALEAKYLEPAREFYEERLGLTVRERGPDELVFAAGGTDLVCRRLDALPRGGLHTHYAFSIPASEYDDWWERLAAEYDLEEAQFGSTRSLYLYDPDGNCVELGQQDVAGPGIDGIFEVVLEVESLDRAQDFYEDLGFETVDEGDARKRVRLHGPMALELWEPHLGIADARGGVHVDLGFETDDPGAVLESVADRVRSVERSTDDEVIARDPDGHFLTFTST; via the coding sequence ATGCTAACCGGGCTGGCCTGGCTGGCACTCGAGGCGAAGTACCTCGAGCCGGCGAGGGAGTTCTACGAGGAGCGGTTGGGACTGACCGTCCGCGAGCGCGGACCGGACGAACTCGTCTTCGCGGCCGGGGGGACCGACCTCGTGTGTCGCCGCCTCGATGCGCTCCCGCGGGGCGGATTGCACACCCACTACGCGTTCTCGATTCCTGCAAGCGAGTACGATGACTGGTGGGAGCGACTGGCCGCGGAGTACGACCTCGAGGAGGCCCAGTTCGGCTCCACACGGTCGCTGTATTTGTACGATCCCGACGGGAACTGCGTCGAACTCGGCCAGCAGGACGTGGCCGGTCCGGGCATCGATGGGATCTTCGAAGTCGTCCTCGAGGTCGAGAGCCTCGACCGCGCGCAAGACTTCTATGAGGACCTGGGCTTCGAGACGGTCGACGAGGGCGACGCCCGCAAGCGCGTGCGGCTGCACGGCCCGATGGCGCTCGAGCTTTGGGAACCCCACCTCGGCATTGCCGACGCCCGCGGTGGCGTCCACGTCGATCTCGGATTCGAGACGGACGATCCCGGAGCGGTACTCGAGTCAGTGGCCGATCGCGTCCGATCGGTCGAGCGATCGACCGACGACGAGGTCATCGCTCGCGATCCAGACGGCCACTTCCTGACGTTCACGTCAACGTAA
- a CDS encoding ferritin-like domain-containing protein codes for MTTDEITGILTEAYIDELETVMNYQTNAIVLDGIHAEEVKTSLEEDIQEELDHARILGERLKQLDESPPGSESFEANQHSLQPPEDTTDVQSVIEGVLEAEESAIETYRSLVEAAAEANDPITEDVAVTILADEEAHRTEFRGFQKEFPMN; via the coding sequence ATGACGACTGACGAGATCACCGGCATCCTGACGGAGGCCTATATCGACGAACTCGAGACCGTGATGAACTACCAGACCAACGCGATCGTCCTCGACGGCATCCACGCCGAGGAGGTCAAGACGAGTCTCGAGGAAGACATTCAGGAGGAACTCGACCATGCACGGATACTCGGCGAGCGGCTGAAACAGCTCGATGAATCGCCGCCCGGTTCGGAGTCGTTCGAGGCCAACCAGCACAGCCTCCAGCCGCCCGAAGACACGACCGACGTTCAGTCGGTCATTGAAGGCGTCCTCGAAGCTGAGGAGTCCGCCATCGAGACCTATCGGTCGCTGGTCGAGGCCGCGGCCGAGGCGAACGACCCCATCACCGAGGACGTGGCGGTGACGATCCTCGCCGACGAGGAAGCCCACCGCACCGAGTTCCGCGGCTTCCAGAAGGAGTTTCCCATGAACTGA
- a CDS encoding flippase, with protein sequence MRLGQTSIIHFASRFSASLLGFLATIFIARYLGSETLGTYYLVLSTVAWLSIAVKMGVPSALTKRVSEGNDEAAYLIAGGTIVLGLFFAVSFFVLLFRNQVNTYLGYPAAKVVVLFLFVTLTQAIVNSVLKGQHLVHISGVLTPIRTGTRSLIQIGAILAGFKIVGLFVGYTVGYILVSVLGLWIVVRQFDAITTPKVSHYRKIISYAEYSWLSEIRTRAFNWVDVAVLGFFVSSSLVGIYTAAWNISVFLILFGGSLSQTLFPEMSSLSADEDPQSVADLFETALSYGGLVLIPGLVGGVLLGERLLRVYGEEFTQGSVVLTVLIVATLIQGYQRQFTTTLNAIDRPDMSFRVNAVFIIINVIFNIILIPYFGIRGAAVATASSVLVSLLVAYGSLSALIEFSIPIGEIGRQWVAAGVMGATIYAGLQLESTYGDVRNIVLVLVLVFFGTVVYFGTLLLISTHFRTTVNQNLPYNIPLLKA encoded by the coding sequence ATGCGGCTGGGCCAGACATCGATAATACATTTCGCCTCTCGGTTTTCAGCCTCTCTACTAGGTTTCCTTGCAACGATATTTATTGCGAGATACCTCGGCTCCGAAACCCTTGGGACCTATTATCTCGTGCTCTCGACGGTTGCCTGGTTAAGCATCGCCGTGAAAATGGGGGTCCCGAGCGCGCTCACCAAACGGGTCAGCGAAGGAAATGATGAAGCGGCCTATCTGATTGCCGGTGGAACGATCGTTCTTGGTCTCTTCTTCGCAGTATCTTTCTTCGTCTTGTTATTCCGAAATCAGGTTAATACCTATCTCGGCTATCCAGCTGCGAAAGTCGTGGTGTTGTTTTTGTTCGTTACTCTCACTCAGGCGATCGTCAATTCAGTACTGAAGGGACAGCATCTCGTTCATATATCGGGTGTCTTAACTCCAATTCGTACCGGAACACGGAGCCTCATTCAGATCGGTGCTATCCTCGCTGGATTCAAAATCGTAGGCCTCTTTGTTGGATATACTGTCGGTTACATACTCGTCTCCGTACTCGGTCTCTGGATAGTCGTCCGTCAGTTCGATGCTATTACTACACCGAAAGTATCGCACTATCGGAAAATTATCTCCTATGCGGAGTATTCTTGGCTCAGTGAAATCCGTACGCGTGCGTTCAATTGGGTTGACGTAGCTGTCCTCGGGTTCTTCGTGTCGTCGTCTCTCGTTGGAATCTATACGGCAGCTTGGAATATCTCCGTGTTCTTGATACTGTTCGGTGGATCATTGAGCCAGACGCTATTCCCCGAGATGAGTTCACTTTCGGCTGACGAAGACCCACAATCGGTAGCGGATCTGTTCGAAACTGCACTCTCCTATGGCGGATTAGTACTTATCCCAGGGCTAGTTGGTGGCGTACTACTTGGGGAACGCCTACTTCGAGTATATGGTGAAGAATTCACGCAGGGATCAGTCGTTCTCACAGTTCTCATCGTTGCGACATTGATTCAAGGATATCAGCGACAGTTCACGACAACGCTCAATGCTATCGACAGGCCCGATATGTCGTTTCGGGTTAATGCTGTGTTTATCATCATAAACGTGATTTTCAACATCATTCTAATACCCTATTTTGGGATTCGAGGCGCAGCTGTGGCTACTGCCTCTTCCGTTCTGGTTAGCCTTCTGGTCGCCTACGGGTCACTCTCGGCGTTGATCGAATTCTCTATCCCAATCGGAGAAATCGGAAGACAGTGGGTTGCAGCTGGTGTGATGGGAGCAACCATTTACGCCGGGCTTCAACTCGAATCGACATACGGTGACGTCCGGAATATCGTTCTAGTACTAGTACTCGTCTTCTTCGGTACAGTCGTTTATTTCGGTACGTTACTCCTCATATCGACGCACTTTCGGACTACTGTTAATCAAAACCTACCTTATAATATCCCGCTCCTTAAAGCCTGA
- the aglF gene encoding UTP--glucose-1-phosphate uridylyltransferase AglF — protein MQAVVLAAGKGTRLRPLTEDKPKVLVEVDDKPLVEDVMDNLIEVGATEFVLVVGYMKEKIIERYGDEYEGVPITYAHQREQLGLAHAILQAEPHIDDDFMLMLGDNVFRANLGDVINRQQEERADAAFLVEEVPYEEASRYGVLDTNEYGEIIEVTEKPEDPPSNLVMTGFYTFTPEIFHACHLVQPSDRGEYELPDAIDLLIQSGRTIDAIRMDGWRIDVGYPDDRDRAEERITEREAEPIEQ, from the coding sequence ATGCAAGCAGTTGTTTTAGCAGCTGGCAAAGGAACCCGCCTCCGGCCGCTCACTGAAGACAAACCGAAGGTCCTCGTCGAAGTTGACGACAAACCCCTCGTCGAGGACGTCATGGACAACCTCATCGAGGTCGGCGCGACCGAATTCGTCCTCGTCGTCGGCTACATGAAAGAGAAGATCATCGAGCGCTATGGCGATGAGTACGAGGGCGTCCCGATCACCTACGCCCATCAGCGCGAACAGCTCGGGCTCGCTCACGCCATCCTGCAGGCGGAACCACACATCGACGACGACTTCATGCTCATGCTGGGCGACAACGTCTTCCGGGCGAACCTCGGCGACGTGATCAACCGCCAGCAGGAGGAACGCGCTGACGCCGCGTTCCTGGTCGAGGAAGTCCCCTACGAGGAGGCCTCGAGATACGGCGTCCTCGACACCAACGAGTACGGGGAGATCATCGAAGTGACGGAGAAACCAGAAGATCCGCCGTCAAACCTTGTTATGACCGGATTCTACACGTTCACGCCGGAGATCTTCCATGCATGTCACCTCGTCCAGCCCTCGGACCGCGGCGAGTACGAACTGCCGGACGCGATCGACCTGCTCATCCAGTCCGGTCGGACCATCGATGCGATCCGGATGGACGGCTGGCGCATCGACGTTGGCTACCCCGACGACCGAGACCGCGCCGAAGAACGGATCACGGAGCGGGAAGCCGAACCGATCGAACAGTAG
- the ilvB gene encoding biosynthetic-type acetolactate synthase large subunit has product MSERAAKVSPADDEQDDDQITDSATPDAATEDDVKSETTEPVTTGAESVVRALENAGVEHAFGVQGGAIMPVYDALYDSDIRHVTMAHEQGAAHAADAYGIVSGKPGICLATSGPGATNLVTGLADADMDSDPLVALTGQVPTELVGNDAFQETDTTGVTTPVTKNNTFASDSDRVGSDVSEAFALAGEGRPGPTLVDLPKDITNGETDREPDAPAVPETYEVQERADEEIVKAAAERIENAARPVMLLGGGVIKSEASEACREFAIEHDIPVITTMPGIGSFPEDHELSLEMAGMHGTGYANMAITHCDTLIGIGTRFDDRLTGGIETFAPDADLIHVDIDPAEISKNIHADYPLVGDAETVVEQLVDAVDKSPEATKWRAQCQQWKSDYSMAYDAPKDKPVQPEFVIEALDEATSDRAIVTTGVGQHQMWACQYWTYTEPRTWVSSHGLGTMGYGLPSAIGARIAADDDQEVVCIDGDGSFLMTLQGLSVAVREELDITVAVLNNEYIGMVRQWQDAFFDGRHSASDYSWMPEFDKLAEAFGAEGFRIDDYDDVADTIEDAIAYDGPSVIDVHIDPDANVYPMVPSGGDNGQFALAEDQL; this is encoded by the coding sequence ATGAGCGAACGCGCAGCAAAAGTTTCGCCAGCGGACGACGAACAGGACGACGACCAGATCACCGACAGCGCCACACCAGACGCGGCCACCGAGGACGACGTCAAGTCCGAGACGACCGAGCCCGTCACGACGGGTGCCGAATCCGTCGTTCGCGCGCTCGAGAACGCGGGCGTTGAGCACGCCTTCGGCGTGCAGGGCGGGGCGATCATGCCCGTCTACGACGCCCTTTACGATTCGGACATTCGCCACGTGACGATGGCCCACGAGCAGGGCGCGGCCCACGCGGCCGACGCCTACGGCATCGTCTCCGGCAAGCCGGGGATCTGCCTGGCGACATCCGGGCCGGGCGCGACCAACCTCGTCACGGGGCTGGCAGACGCTGACATGGACTCGGATCCGCTCGTGGCCCTAACGGGGCAGGTTCCGACGGAACTCGTCGGCAACGATGCCTTCCAGGAGACCGATACGACGGGCGTCACGACGCCGGTCACGAAGAACAACACCTTCGCGAGCGACTCGGATCGCGTCGGCAGCGACGTTAGCGAGGCGTTCGCCCTCGCCGGCGAAGGCCGACCGGGCCCGACGCTGGTCGACCTGCCCAAGGACATCACCAACGGCGAGACCGACCGCGAGCCCGACGCGCCGGCAGTGCCCGAGACCTACGAGGTCCAGGAGCGAGCCGACGAAGAGATCGTTAAGGCTGCGGCCGAGCGGATCGAGAACGCCGCTCGTCCGGTCATGCTGCTCGGCGGCGGCGTCATCAAGAGCGAGGCCAGCGAGGCCTGTCGGGAGTTCGCCATCGAACACGATATTCCAGTCATCACCACGATGCCCGGTATCGGTTCGTTCCCCGAAGATCACGAACTCTCCCTCGAGATGGCGGGAATGCACGGCACCGGCTACGCCAACATGGCGATCACCCACTGCGACACCCTGATCGGAATTGGCACCCGGTTCGACGACCGGCTGACCGGCGGGATCGAGACCTTCGCGCCCGACGCGGATCTCATCCACGTCGACATCGATCCCGCGGAGATCTCGAAGAACATCCACGCGGACTACCCGCTAGTCGGTGACGCCGAAACCGTCGTCGAGCAGCTTGTCGACGCGGTCGACAAGTCGCCGGAAGCGACGAAGTGGCGCGCCCAGTGCCAGCAGTGGAAATCCGACTACTCCATGGCCTACGACGCGCCGAAGGACAAACCGGTCCAGCCGGAGTTCGTCATCGAGGCCTTAGACGAGGCGACGAGCGATCGAGCCATCGTCACGACCGGTGTCGGCCAACACCAGATGTGGGCCTGCCAGTACTGGACCTACACCGAGCCCCGTACCTGGGTCTCGAGTCACGGACTCGGAACGATGGGGTACGGGCTGCCGTCCGCGATCGGTGCACGAATCGCGGCCGACGACGACCAAGAGGTCGTCTGTATCGACGGTGATGGCTCGTTCCTGATGACCTTACAGGGCCTATCAGTCGCCGTCCGCGAGGAGCTCGACATAACCGTCGCCGTGCTCAACAACGAGTACATCGGCATGGTCCGACAGTGGCAGGACGCCTTCTTCGATGGTCGTCACTCCGCGTCGGACTACAGCTGGATGCCCGAGTTCGACAAGCTCGCCGAGGCGTTCGGTGCTGAGGGCTTCCGGATTGACGACTACGACGACGTCGCTGACACGATCGAGGACGCGATTGCGTACGACGGCCCCTCGGTGATCGATGTTCACATCGATCCCGACGCCAACGTCTATCCGATGGTGCCAAGCGGCGGCGACAATGGCCAGTTCGCACTGGCGGAGGATCAGCTATGA
- a CDS encoding sulfatase-like hydrolase/transferase, with translation MDAHYPYLPQDSYDLWGDDQLQNLHREAMGGPLTTQYLGERPFWELRASENLYDGCIRQADAYVAELLERLDAANELEETLVVITSDHGEGFGEYSVVNKAVRLIDHSWGIGDEVSHVPLVVKYPEQSKAKTVTEPASLTRFPLVVRNLIDGERESFVPEGGHVITSSYRIEEPGDGLPLPEAEREPYFGPWHAVCRKLDDAVIVDAIRRDDQVRYETSVPDRQVMRDRGDREFVELTVDDLDTVDVTGIEEDIGAEVEQRLHELGYRA, from the coding sequence ATGGATGCACACTATCCGTACCTCCCACAGGATTCGTACGACCTGTGGGGAGACGACCAGCTGCAAAACCTCCACCGAGAGGCGATGGGGGGGCCGCTTACGACACAGTATCTCGGCGAGCGACCATTCTGGGAACTCAGAGCATCCGAAAACCTGTATGATGGCTGTATCAGGCAGGCCGACGCTTACGTTGCCGAGTTGCTCGAGCGACTAGATGCAGCAAATGAACTCGAGGAGACACTAGTTGTCATAACGAGCGATCACGGAGAGGGGTTCGGCGAGTATAGCGTCGTGAACAAGGCAGTACGTCTGATCGATCACAGTTGGGGAATCGGCGACGAAGTCTCGCATGTCCCGTTAGTCGTGAAGTACCCCGAACAGTCGAAAGCGAAAACCGTAACCGAACCCGCGTCGCTGACTCGATTTCCGCTAGTCGTCAGAAACCTAATCGACGGTGAAAGGGAAAGCTTCGTTCCCGAGGGAGGTCATGTAATTACGAGCTCGTATCGAATCGAGGAACCCGGCGACGGATTACCGTTACCGGAGGCCGAGCGAGAACCATACTTCGGTCCGTGGCATGCGGTCTGTCGCAAACTGGACGATGCCGTGATCGTTGACGCCATTCGTCGTGACGATCAGGTTCGGTACGAGACTTCGGTTCCCGACCGGCAAGTAATGAGGGATCGTGGGGACCGTGAGTTCGTCGAATTGACTGTTGATGATCTAGATACTGTCGATGTGACGGGCATCGAGGAAGATATTGGCGCTGAGGTCGAGCAACGATTACACGAACTCGGCTACAGGGCATAA